From one Plectropomus leopardus isolate mb chromosome 8, YSFRI_Pleo_2.0, whole genome shotgun sequence genomic stretch:
- the mbd4 gene encoding methyl-CpG-binding domain protein 4 has translation MAADVGVRSQLLESELKTESLTSTSVSTALSTGLKNSTPLKMHPSCDFQLDTSGDINNQSHKDEGDSCHTSTLPLGWTREVRQRKAGKTAGKMDVYITSPQGLRFRSRASLKAFLLKDGEGNLDIELFDFTTSKDNAVTTSQLLPSQVKQRGRKKRHASGQQGTTEILDPPPNKPKRAPSSLKSDTKDRKVLHTPTITEDDVKLQKSPQRTGQLREKLLRLAPSSNQQNTLIAEKKEETDTQTSVPTLSVEPASDSENDGEGERGGDEIQIHNKGDNKPNSEQEVGADSHQDEEQEVLLPDITGGSCTPVRDSQNKSKSVEEKRKTSSYFSRQPLRDGLSPPRRKAFKKWTPPRSPYNLVQETLFHDPWKLLVATIFLNKTSGRMAIPVLWQFFERYPSPEVTREADWKPLSELMKPLGLYELRAKTLIRFSDEYLTKQWRYPIELHGIGKYGNDSYRIFCVGEWRDVKPEDHMLNKYHEWLWENHESLGI, from the exons ATGGCTGCTGATGTGGGAGTACGAAGTCAGCTCCTGGAAAGTGAGCTGAAGACAGAGAGCCTCACCTCCACTTCAGTGTCCACCGCTCTCTCCACTGGGTTAAAAAACAGCACACCGTTAAAAATGCATCCTAGCTGTGATTTCCAGCTGGACACCAGTGGAGACATAAATAACCAAAGTCACAAGGACGAGGGTGACTCATGCCACACTTCCACATTGCCCCTTGGCTGGACCAGAGAGGTTAGGCAGCGGAAAGCTGGAAAGACAGCAGGCAAAATGGACGTCTACATTACAAG TCCCCAAGGGCTGAGATTCCGCTCAAGAGCATCCCTGAAGGCTTTCCTCCTGAAAGACGGAGAAGGTAACTTGGACATAGAACTTTTTGATTTCACCACATCCAAGGACAATGCCGTCACCACTTCACAGTTACTCCCCTCACAAGTGAAACagaggggaagaaagaaaagacatgcAAGTGGACAGCAGGGTACAACAGAAATACTGGATCCACCTCCAAATAAACCTAAAAGAGCCCCTTCCTCCCTCAAAAGTGACactaaagacagaaaagtgttGCATACACCTACAATTACAGAGGATGATGTTAAATTGCAGAAGAGCCCTCAGAGGACGGGTCAGCTGAGAGAGAAGCTCCTCAGACTGGCTCCTTCTAGCAACCAACAAAACACTCTCATCgctgaaaagaaagaagagacagacacacagacttctGTCCCGACACTGAGTGTTGAGCCTGCCAGCGACAGCGAGAACGACGGTGAGGGTGAGCGAGGTGGAGATGAGATACAGATTCATAACAAAGGTGACAACAAACCTAATTCTGAACAGGAGGTCGGTGCTGACAGTCATCAGGATGAGGAACAGGAGGTGTTGTTACCTGACATCACTGGTGGGAGCTGCACACCAGTGAGAGATTCCCAGAATA AGTCCAAGAGCGTGGAAGAGAAGCGGAAAACAAGCTCTTATTTCAGCAGGCAACCCCTAAGAGATG GCCTTAGCCCACCCAGGAGGAAGGCCTTCAAGAAGTGGACACCCCCTCGCTCTCCCTACAACCTCGTTCAGGAAACCCTTTTCCACGACCCCTGGAAGCTTTTGGTGGCCACCATTTTTCTCAATAAGACCAGTG GCAGGATGGCCATCCCAGTGCTGTGGCAGTTCTTTGAGCGCTACCCGTCTCCAGAGGTGACCCGAGAGGCCGACTGGAAGCCCCTGTCTGAACTTATGAAGCCACTGGGCCTGTATGAGCTTCGAGCCAAAACACTCATCCGCTTCTCAG aTGAATATCTAACTAAACAGTGGCGTTACCCCATCGAGTTGCATGGCATTGGGAAGTACGGCAATGACTCCTATAGGATCTTCTGTGTGGGAGAGTGGAGAGAT GTGAAACCTGAAGATCACATGTTGAACAAATACCACGAGTGGCTGTGGGAGAATCATGAAAGTCTTGGAATCTGA
- the LOC121947021 gene encoding protein disulfide isomerase Creld1, with protein sequence MWWAWPFLPALVLLSELSVVRVQTAPCQTCRKLTESFIKGLEKTANKNFGGGNTAWEEEKLAKYARSETRLLEIVEAACEKADFECNRLLEQIEDQVETWWFHRQQEAPDLFEWLCIEELRLCCPPGRFGPDCKECPSDPGGVCGGLGRCEGEGTRLGDGECVCDPGYSGRLCQSCADGYYREKSSNDSKGACAACYHSCKKCAGPQDYKCLDCKPGWILHDNKCVDIDECGTELARCPSNTYCHNTEGSYECRGCDQACVGCMGSGPARCKKCARGYRLTGAKCLDIDECSDRAIACPGLNEACINEEGSFHCDCADGFIRRDSICVENKPPAGPEKGLFDDMTDDEVLVLQQMFFGVVICAIATLAAKGDMVFTAIFIGGVAAMAGYWLTEKGDYMLDGFLKGR encoded by the exons ATGTGGTGGGCCTGGCCGTTCCTGCCTGCTCTGGTGCTTCTCTCAGAGCTCTCTGTGGTGAGAGTCCAGACTGCACCATGCCAGACCTGCCGGAAACTTACAGAGAGTTTTATCAAG GGCTTAGAGAAAACAGCGAATAAGAACTTTGGGGGAGGAAACACTGCTTGGGAAGAAGAAAAGCTGGCTAAGTATGCACGCAG TGAGACTCGGCTCTTAGAGATAGTAGAAGCTGCCTGTGAGAAAGCAGATTTTGAATGTAATCGGCTGCTGGAGCAGATAGAGGACCAGGTGGAGACATGGTGGTTTCACAG GCAGCAGGAGGCACCAGACTTGTTTGAGTGGCTGTGCATTGAGGAACTGAGACTCTGCTGTCCACCTGGACGCTTTGGACCTGACTGCaaag AGTGTCCATCTGACCCTGGTGGTGTATGTGGAGGTCTGGGCCGCTGTGAGGGGGAGGGAACACGCCTCGGAGATGGAGAATGTGTCTGCGATCCTGGATACTCTGGCCGTCTGTGCCAGAGCTGTGCTGATGGTTACTACAGAGAGAAAAGCTCCAACGACAGCAAAGGAGCTTGTGCAG CTTGCTATCACTCATGTAAGAAGTGCGCAGGGCCGCAGGACTACAAATGCCTCGACTGCAAACCCGGCTGGATCCTTCATGACAACAAGTGCGTAG ACATTGACGAGTGTGGTACCGAGTTGGCTCGTTGTCCTTCCAACACCTACTGTCACAACACTGAAGGATCATATGAGTGCAGAG GCTGTGACCAGGCATGTGTGGGCTGCATGGGTAGTGGTCCTGCCCGCTGTAAGAAATGTGCACGTGGCTACAGATTGACAGGAGCAAAGTGTCTCG ATATAGATGAATGTAGTGATCGTGCAATAGCGTGCCCTGGACTCAATGAGGCCTGTATCAATGAGGAGGGCTCCTTCCACTGTGACTGTGCTGATGGATTCATTAGAAGAGACAGCATCTGTGTTGAGAACAAGCCCCCTG CTGGGCCAGAGAAGGGGCTGTTTGACGACATGACAGATGATGAGGTCCTGGTACTGCAGCAGATGTTCTTCGGCGTTGTAATCTGTGCCATAGCTACGCTCGCTGCTAAAGGTGACATGGTTTTCACGGCCATTTTCATCGGAGGTGTAGCTGCTATGGCCGGATACTGGCTGACAGAAAAGGGAGACTACATGCTGGATGGATTTCTGAAGGGACGCTAG